One Eubacteriales bacterium mix99 genomic window carries:
- a CDS encoding YebC/PmpR family DNA-binding transcriptional regulator: MSGHSKWANIKHKKEKTDAQRGKIFTKIGREIAVAVKEGGGSDPEVNSRLKDVIAKAKSNNMPNDNILRSIKKAAGEDSSVSYENIVYEGYAPHGVAIIVEGLTDNRNRTASEMRYCFAHNGGSLGASGCVSWMFDRKGVLVIENNGEVDEDTLMMEAIEAGAEDVADDVEDYVIYTDPSDFSAVRDALENSGYAFESAGIGMVPKNTVRITEDQAEKVSNLIDMLEDSDDVQNVFHNMEIE, encoded by the coding sequence ATGTCAGGCCATTCAAAATGGGCAAATATTAAGCATAAAAAAGAAAAAACCGATGCGCAGAGAGGGAAGATCTTTACAAAGATCGGCCGGGAAATTGCAGTAGCGGTAAAGGAAGGCGGAGGCAGCGATCCGGAGGTGAATTCCAGGCTGAAGGATGTCATCGCCAAGGCAAAATCCAATAATATGCCGAATGACAACATCCTCAGAAGCATTAAAAAGGCGGCAGGTGAGGACAGTTCCGTCAGTTATGAGAATATCGTATATGAGGGATATGCTCCTCACGGTGTTGCGATCATCGTGGAAGGACTGACGGACAACCGGAATCGTACCGCCAGTGAAATGCGGTATTGTTTCGCTCACAACGGAGGCAGTCTGGGAGCCAGCGGATGCGTTTCCTGGATGTTTGACCGGAAGGGCGTTCTCGTCATTGAGAACAACGGGGAAGTGGATGAAGATACCCTGATGATGGAGGCCATCGAGGCAGGAGCCGAGGATGTCGCGGACGATGTGGAGGATTATGTTATCTATACCGATCCTTCCGATTTCTCTGCGGTAAGGGATGCACTGGAGAACTCCGGATATGCGTTTGAGTCTGCAGGCATCGGGATGGTCCCGAAGAATACGGTCCGGATCACGGAGGATCAGGCGGAGAAGGTTTCGAACCTGATCGATATGCTGGAAGATAGCGACGATGTCCAGAACGTATTTCACAACATGGAAATCGAATAA
- the yunB gene encoding sporulation protein YunB, with product MSRMGMKNRILIIGISILTFLLTSFLLIDWGIKPTIIAMSEAKVEYIAVLAMNNAVSQILGGNIKYTDLTDVLTDKNGKITMIQYNTILINTLARETSTLAQNEIRSLGAEGISVPLGSVTKSKLLSGRGPDIDVKIIPVGSVSTDFTDEFRQAGINQTRHRIFLLLKTQVRIVVPLGSNVINVSTKVPIAETIIVGDVPDSYVNVADEDQMLNLIPNGD from the coding sequence ATGAGCAGGATGGGCATGAAAAACAGGATTCTCATTATAGGCATCAGTATTCTGACGTTTCTTCTGACTTCCTTCCTGCTGATTGACTGGGGAATCAAACCGACCATCATTGCCATGTCCGAAGCAAAAGTGGAGTATATCGCCGTTCTGGCCATGAACAATGCCGTCAGCCAGATCCTCGGAGGCAATATCAAATATACCGATCTGACGGATGTGCTGACGGATAAAAACGGTAAAATAACAATGATCCAATACAACACCATATTGATCAATACCCTTGCCAGGGAAACTTCCACTCTTGCACAGAATGAGATCCGGTCCCTTGGCGCAGAGGGAATCAGTGTGCCCCTTGGTTCGGTAACAAAGAGCAAACTTCTTTCCGGCAGAGGGCCGGATATCGATGTGAAAATCATTCCGGTTGGTTCCGTATCGACGGACTTTACCGATGAATTCCGGCAGGCCGGCATCAATCAGACCCGTCACAGGATATTCCTGTTGCTGAAGACCCAGGTGCGCATTGTGGTGCCTCTGGGCAGCAACGTGATCAATGTATCCACCAAGGTTCCCATCGCTGAGACGATCATTGTGGGAGATGTGCCGGATTCCTATGTCAATGTGGCGGATGAGGATCAGATGCTCAACCTGATACCAAACGGAGATTAG
- the argH gene encoding argininosuccinate lyase: MKLWGGRFRKKTAEEVDDFQSSIHMDCRMVREDILGSIAHARMLGRQGIIPAEDAEKICTGLDQILEDVRQGKVEFQVEAEDIHTNVESLLTERIGETAKKLHTGRSRNDQVALDVRMVSMKETKQILSLLAVLESELLSIAEENTETYMPGYTHLQKAQPITLAHYLLAYFEMFRRDIERVKDCRKRTNILPLGSGALAGTTYPLDRKWVADALGFDAITKNSLDGVSDRDFAIEALCCCSVIMMHLSRFCEELILWSTDEFRFVEMDDSYSTGSSIMPQKKNPDVAELIRGKTGRVYGDLITLLTMMKGLPLAYNKDMQEDKEALFDGFDTLKQCLRIFTDMISTVTFRKDRMEQSALSGFSNATDAADYLVRKGMPFRTAHEITGRLVLYCIRENKALLDLRLEELQRFSPLFGEDIHKALSLKTCVNQRDLPGGPAPETVQDAIRQDKVWLSESFPETWETCAH, from the coding sequence ATGAAGCTATGGGGAGGACGGTTCAGGAAAAAGACTGCAGAAGAAGTGGATGATTTTCAGTCCTCCATCCACATGGACTGCCGGATGGTCCGGGAGGATATTCTGGGCAGTATCGCTCATGCCCGCATGCTGGGCCGCCAGGGCATTATTCCCGCGGAAGATGCCGAAAAAATCTGCACCGGACTGGACCAGATTCTGGAAGACGTCCGGCAGGGCAAAGTTGAATTTCAGGTCGAAGCGGAGGATATTCATACAAATGTGGAAAGCCTTCTGACGGAACGAATCGGCGAAACGGCAAAAAAGCTTCACACCGGAAGAAGCCGGAACGACCAGGTTGCACTGGATGTGCGGATGGTTTCCATGAAAGAAACGAAACAGATCCTTTCCCTGCTGGCTGTCCTGGAGTCCGAACTGCTTTCCATCGCGGAAGAGAACACAGAAACCTATATGCCCGGATATACCCATTTGCAGAAAGCACAGCCCATTACCCTGGCACATTACCTGCTGGCATACTTTGAGATGTTCCGAAGGGACATAGAGCGGGTGAAGGATTGCCGGAAGCGCACAAACATCCTGCCTCTTGGCTCCGGCGCTCTTGCCGGAACCACCTATCCCCTGGACCGGAAGTGGGTCGCCGATGCGCTTGGCTTTGACGCCATCACAAAAAACAGCCTGGACGGCGTCTCAGACAGGGATTTTGCCATAGAGGCTCTGTGCTGCTGTTCCGTGATTATGATGCATCTGAGCCGGTTCTGCGAAGAATTGATCCTGTGGTCTACGGATGAATTCCGGTTTGTGGAAATGGACGACAGTTACAGCACCGGGAGCAGTATCATGCCGCAGAAAAAAAATCCGGATGTAGCGGAACTGATCCGTGGGAAAACCGGACGGGTGTACGGGGACCTGATCACCCTTCTGACCATGATGAAGGGGCTTCCCCTGGCTTATAACAAGGATATGCAGGAGGACAAGGAAGCGTTGTTTGACGGTTTTGATACGCTGAAGCAGTGCCTCCGCATTTTTACCGATATGATTTCCACCGTAACCTTCCGGAAGGACAGGATGGAGCAAAGCGCCCTGTCCGGTTTCTCCAATGCCACCGACGCGGCGGATTACCTGGTACGGAAGGGAATGCCCTTTCGCACTGCCCATGAAATCACAGGCAGGCTGGTCCTTTACTGCATCCGGGAAAACAAGGCGCTGCTGGATTTGCGGCTGGAAGAGCTGCAACGCTTCTCTCCCCTGTTCGGAGAGGACATCCATAAAGCCCTGTCCCTTAAAACCTGTGTCAATCAAAGGGATCTGCCGGGCGGTCCCGCACCGGAAACCGTACAGGATGCCATCCGGCAGGACAAAGTCTGGCTGTCCGAATCCTTTCCGGAAACCTGGGAAACCTGCGCCCATTAA
- a CDS encoding PBP1A family penicillin-binding protein: MDKRNENKGKEHKKRIPLVETIQQNLTERKKPSGFLLSVLITTIKLFVIFLLILGFSGFGAVLGVAKAYVDGTPALDVNRIEDQSLTSFLYDRNGDLITEYNGLEHRIWASLDEIPRNVQNALIATEDVRFYAHNGLDYKRLAGAFFNNLKSESVQGGSTITQQLVKNTMLSMEQTYKRKIQEAYLSLQLEKEYSKDEILEAYLNTIYLGSGNYGVKVAAEDYFGKDLKDLNLRESAVLIGITKNPYRYDPRLNFYSREKPEVTYKRTNLVLQLMYENGFLSKSDYENARFDEKNPSDPKNKEFQVIEQSSNQKLYDYPYFVEYAIQDLTEALMKQNGWEGKEGRQKANNMILNGGLKIYTTMDPAIQKTTEDTIYHFNGYPRTAKAKDSVKREQHGDRMMDVAQPQASAVVMDHHTGELQAIVGGRMEPKEQFWSNRARLPWAPGSSIKPLAVYAPFIEAGYPGGIILEDVPVSIKGWNGGKGFPSNNNASKYYGPVPLRKAIEQSYNVSAARTVLERVGTDYSMKKLKELGITEPRYVETALPSNLALGSDPINMIELTAAYGTLANKGNYQKPISIRKVLDKDGKVILDNESRQKVSVFKESTAFIMTDLLENAINKGTGTRAKFSGMSIAGKTGTNSDYHGVFFGGYTPYYTTTVVIAPDNHNVSLLHGASGGKFAAPLWKEIMQPIHKGLANKPFYDHTPQGIRSVRVCALSGKLPNGNCKETVTEYFPAGAVPKKKCDMHQEYTVCSSSGKLPTPYCPKDQLKVSSVVVIPKDSVYQKLSDEQLQKYIPGAFRSLTSLDSYDYNNPKQRGAFCPIHGENWKQNEGQFNQLVSEANQLIRQVRESIKQYSGQMSAQDKDALETAINKLKEALSANTPSKEGSGMDTGKVKTEMGNLRAIHEKILSRIPKEPAKDPGIPPNPDSTDNPEDEKGEENNPDKSPDPGAVTPVTPNPSSGKETDQQQKQKDQTIDNK; the protein is encoded by the coding sequence ATGGATAAGAGAAATGAAAACAAGGGAAAGGAACATAAAAAGCGGATTCCATTGGTGGAGACCATCCAACAGAATCTGACAGAAAGGAAGAAGCCTTCCGGTTTCCTGCTTTCCGTACTGATTACCACCATCAAACTCTTTGTTATATTCCTTCTCATCCTGGGATTCTCCGGATTCGGTGCGGTCCTTGGCGTTGCAAAGGCTTATGTGGATGGAACCCCCGCCCTGGATGTAAACCGCATCGAGGATCAGAGTCTGACCTCCTTTCTATATGACAGGAACGGGGACCTGATTACGGAATACAATGGTCTGGAACATCGTATCTGGGCCAGCCTGGATGAGATACCCAGGAATGTTCAAAATGCCCTGATTGCCACGGAAGATGTGAGGTTTTATGCTCATAACGGGCTGGATTACAAGCGGCTGGCCGGCGCTTTTTTCAACAATCTGAAAAGTGAATCAGTACAGGGCGGCAGCACTATTACCCAACAGCTGGTAAAGAACACCATGCTGAGCATGGAGCAGACCTATAAGCGCAAAATACAGGAAGCTTACCTGTCCCTTCAACTGGAAAAGGAATACAGCAAGGACGAAATCCTGGAAGCTTATCTGAACACCATTTATCTTGGCAGCGGCAACTACGGCGTCAAAGTCGCCGCGGAGGACTATTTCGGCAAGGATTTGAAGGATCTGAACCTGAGGGAAAGCGCCGTTCTCATCGGCATCACCAAAAATCCCTACCGTTATGACCCAAGACTCAACTTCTACAGCAGGGAGAAGCCGGAAGTCACCTATAAAAGGACGAATCTTGTCCTTCAGCTGATGTATGAAAATGGCTTTCTGAGCAAATCGGATTATGAGAATGCCAGATTTGACGAGAAGAACCCGTCTGATCCAAAAAATAAAGAATTTCAGGTGATTGAACAATCCAGCAATCAGAAGCTTTACGATTATCCCTACTTTGTGGAATATGCCATACAGGATCTGACCGAAGCACTGATGAAGCAAAACGGCTGGGAAGGAAAAGAAGGACGGCAAAAGGCCAACAATATGATTCTGAACGGCGGACTGAAGATCTATACCACTATGGATCCGGCCATTCAGAAGACAACAGAGGATACCATTTACCATTTCAATGGATACCCGCGGACCGCCAAGGCAAAGGACAGCGTTAAGCGGGAGCAGCACGGGGACAGGATGATGGATGTCGCTCAGCCGCAGGCTTCCGCAGTGGTAATGGATCACCATACCGGCGAGCTGCAGGCGATCGTCGGCGGCAGGATGGAACCCAAGGAGCAATTCTGGAGCAACCGGGCAAGGCTCCCCTGGGCACCTGGTTCTTCCATCAAACCCCTGGCCGTCTATGCCCCCTTTATCGAGGCAGGATATCCCGGAGGAATTATCCTGGAAGACGTTCCGGTTTCCATTAAGGGATGGAACGGAGGCAAGGGCTTTCCTTCCAACAACAACGCCAGCAAATACTATGGGCCGGTGCCTTTGCGGAAGGCCATTGAGCAATCCTACAACGTATCTGCTGCACGGACCGTTCTGGAACGGGTCGGTACCGATTATTCCATGAAAAAGCTGAAGGAGCTTGGCATTACCGAGCCGCGCTATGTGGAAACCGCTCTTCCCTCCAACCTTGCCCTGGGCAGCGACCCGATCAATATGATCGAACTGACAGCTGCCTATGGCACACTGGCAAACAAAGGGAATTATCAGAAGCCCATCTCCATCCGGAAGGTGCTGGACAAGGACGGCAAGGTGATTCTGGACAACGAATCCCGGCAGAAAGTCTCCGTATTCAAGGAAAGCACTGCCTTTATCATGACGGATCTGTTGGAAAACGCCATAAACAAAGGAACAGGAACCCGGGCAAAGTTCAGCGGGATGTCCATCGCCGGCAAGACCGGTACCAACAGTGATTACCACGGCGTGTTTTTTGGCGGCTATACCCCTTATTATACAACCACGGTGGTGATCGCACCGGACAATCACAATGTCTCCCTGCTGCATGGAGCCAGCGGTGGTAAATTTGCTGCTCCTCTCTGGAAGGAAATCATGCAGCCGATCCATAAGGGCCTTGCCAACAAGCCGTTTTATGACCATACTCCGCAAGGCATCCGGTCCGTCCGGGTCTGCGCATTGTCCGGCAAACTGCCAAACGGAAACTGCAAGGAAACCGTTACAGAGTATTTCCCGGCCGGTGCCGTGCCAAAGAAGAAATGCGACATGCATCAGGAATACACGGTTTGTTCGTCCTCCGGCAAGCTTCCTACTCCTTATTGTCCGAAGGATCAGCTGAAAGTCAGCTCCGTTGTGGTGATTCCAAAAGACTCTGTCTATCAGAAACTGTCGGACGAACAGCTGCAGAAGTATATTCCCGGCGCATTCCGTTCCCTGACTTCCCTGGACTCTTACGACTACAACAACCCAAAACAGCGAGGTGCCTTCTGCCCGATCCACGGAGAGAACTGGAAACAGAACGAAGGGCAGTTCAATCAGCTGGTTTCCGAAGCTAATCAGCTGATCCGCCAGGTCCGGGAAAGCATAAAGCAATATTCCGGTCAAATGAGTGCACAGGATAAAGATGCTCTGGAAACAGCGATCAACAAGCTGAAGGAAGCCCTGAGTGCAAATACACCTTCAAAGGAAGGATCCGGCATGGACACCGGAAAAGTAAAAACGGAAATGGGCAACCTGCGGGCGATTCACGAAAAGATCCTCAGCCGGATCCCGAAGGAACCCGCCAAAGATCCGGGTATTCCCCCGAATCCCGACAGTACCGACAATCCGGAGGATGAAAAAGGAGAAGAAAACAATCCCGATAAAAGCCCGGATCCCGGTGCGGTAAC
- a CDS encoding amidase domain-containing protein, which yields MFHNMLAGYNRQAALEYSNFWALRRNPQYYDYSDLGGDCTNFISQCIYAGSGVMNYNGDAGWYYRNGNDKAPAWTAARFLYPFLTGNFMGPGPYGMEADVSRIEAGDIVQLAFQDPGIFTHSLFVAACGSPATMDNIRINTHTYDRLNYPLIQYSWSGIRFIKILGVRIQ from the coding sequence ATGTTCCATAATATGTTGGCAGGATACAACAGGCAGGCAGCGTTGGAATATTCGAATTTCTGGGCATTACGCAGGAATCCGCAGTATTATGACTATTCCGATCTGGGAGGTGACTGCACCAATTTTATCTCCCAGTGCATCTATGCCGGCAGCGGCGTTATGAATTACAACGGGGACGCAGGATGGTACTATCGGAACGGCAATGACAAAGCACCTGCCTGGACGGCAGCCCGTTTTCTTTATCCCTTTCTGACCGGAAATTTTATGGGGCCTGGGCCTTATGGGATGGAGGCGGATGTTTCCCGGATCGAAGCCGGTGATATTGTTCAGCTTGCTTTTCAGGATCCGGGGATTTTCACCCATTCCCTGTTTGTTGCGGCATGCGGCAGCCCGGCAACAATGGACAACATCCGGATCAATACACATACCTATGACAGATTGAACTATCCCCTGATCCAATACAGCTGGAGCGGGATCCGTTTTATCAAGATCCTGGGGGTACGAATCCAATAA